AGGGAGTACCAAAATGGTACTCCCCTTGCAGTAAAGTTATCTTTACGGAAACAACCTAGAAACGCATGGTCATCCCGCCATTGACATACAGAACATCACCATCCTTATCGTACAGATAGGGATCATCATCATTGTAATCAAAGTAGCTGGCGTTCAAATTCAAACTGATACTGTCGGTAAGGCTATAGACAGCCCCCAGGCTGTATTCAACCTGGTCGATCTCCAGATCGGAATTATCTTCCCAACCCGGCAGAGCCACATAATGGTTCATACCAGCAAAGCCGGGATCAGCAGCCGTAGCCCCAGGATTGGATCCGGTAAAGGTTCCGGCATTGACATCATCCATTTCAGATTCGCCTTTGTTCCAGATAATGCTGCCATTTAAGTTCAACTTATCTGAACAGGCAAAATCGGCATTAAACATCAGAGTGTGAACATCGGTATTGTACTCAATCTCATCCAACGTGTACCCAAAACTTGGGTGCAAGAATGAGCCTGCTCAGCCGCCATAGGCGGGGATTGAAAGAAATGTTTCATCCTCCATCTTCTGGTACTGATAGGCCAACGTAAACACCAGCCGGTCGGTGGGGGCAAACCACAGATCAACCCCCGGAGTAAACATCTCCTTGTCATAGCTGTTGGAAAATCCGGGGATATCCATCTCCACCTCTTCCAACTGATACTTGAAGTGGGCGTTGGCCGACAGCTTCGGTGAGATAAGCCAGGTGGCATTGAAAGAAAATTCATGCCTATCCTCAGGCTCAGAAGTCAAAGTTGCTTGCCGACTGTTGTACATGACAAAATACTCGGTGGCCTCACTGAAAAGATGTATTGGAAGTCCGGCTTTTGAATATTTCGCACTACCAATATTCTGGCAAGTACCATCATATACCCAACCGGCAGGGCGACTTGCCAGCAACCAGGCATCAACCGCGTCGGCATCCGCCAGGGCCGCCCCTTCATGAGCGAATGGTTCGTCAATATTTTCATACTGGTATTTGAGCCGCAGGCTCAGATTCTTGAAATAACGGCTGTTGAGGCTGACCTTGAAGGTATCGGTTTCGGTTTCACCCAAAGCCTCGTATCCGCGGTCAATCTCTTCATACTCATAACCAAGGAGTAGATTGGTCCGGGCAAAGAGACGATATTTGAGATCAACGCCAAAGGTATCAATCTCCCGATCCAGGGACGACTCCCGTTCCCAGGGAAAACCGTCATGATGCTCATTATAACCATGCAAACCATAACCTGCCGGATCCACCATTGCTGAACCGCTGCCCTGAGTGGCCTCATAAACACCGTCATCATAGCGGATTTCCACCGTATCATTATCCAGGTCTTCATACGAGTAACGCAGAGATACAGTGAGATTATTAATGGGTGACGAGGTCAGACGGAAGGCCAGGCGATCATAATCATATTCCGGCTCATCACTTACATGGTAGGCACCGTTGTCATAGTCGCCATTGAAATCATCGGCCGTCTGGTTTTCAACCGTGGTATTTACATAGGTACCAAAAACCGTGGTATTGAGGGGCAACGCCAACTGGGCCTTGATGATGTGCGAATCCTTTTCAGAATCCGGGGTGGCATCATAGGGAATTGCGCCGTCGGCTTTATCCCAAATCATCTTCTGATCGGATAAGCCTGAACCCGGCGGCCCGGGATTGCTGGCCCCGACATACTGGTTGGTGGGCGAGCCGGCATCCTCATCAAATTCACGGTAGAAAAAGGTATAATCAAGGGTCAATAACCCCAGGTGGGCGGTGGCCCCGATTTTGAAGTCTTCGGTTCGCTCATTGACTCGCCGATCCTCGGCAAAAAAGTGACAGCCGGAACACTTATTCATCGTCCGGCCCTGTTCATAACCGCGCCGCGTTTCCCGGCGGTAGTCGGCATGAATCTTGATAAATTCGGCCCCGGGAATAAGGAATTCGTTCTTACTGGTAAACTCCTCACGGATAATATAGAGATCCTTGCCCCAGGAACTATGCTGGGCGACACCAACGTTAGCCCCGACCAAGTCAGGCTTACACAAAATCGCCTTGGTGCCTAAAGCAGTATAAAACACATTATCGGGAGCCATGGCCGGAAAGCTAAAATCAGAATCAGAATCGGTATTCCAGTTCACCAGATCATCATTTTCCAGCCAATGAGTAAAGCGCTGGTACTTGTTGTCGGTGCGGAAATAACGCTTGAAATCAAATTTCAACGCCCCGTCAATTTCATCTTGATCAATAATATTAAAATCAGCATCATACTTGATGCCCTTCTGCCAGCCATCTACCTCAGCATCAAGGGTAACTCTGGTCCCCTGGTCAAGGTAGAGGTATTCGCCGGCGCCTTCTTTAGAGTCGTCCATATCTATGCTCCCAAAACCAAGACTAACCTTTCCGGTTGTCTGGTCGGCTTTGGCAAAGCTGGGAGCAAGGATCAGGCAGACTGCCAACAGAGATAATAAAGCAATCCGTTTCATGATTTCTCCTTAATTTACACCATTATCTGGTTAAGCCCCGACCCTGTCCGGGAACTGTCTGGGACGGCAGATCACTGCCATGGACCTGCACGTGGCACTGGGTACATTTGGTGGCATAGGCCTGTCCCCACGACATAGAAGTATGAGCCCGTGGATCCACATAGCCAGGCTGCCCTGGAAGGGCTTTAGCATCAACACTACCGCTTGGAGCGGCAAGCGTATCTCCAAATGCAAATGGATTTGCCGTCCTGCCAGAGTGAAAATGGGGCTCATGGCACTGCAGACAGAGGAAAGGCTCATTCTGAATTTTAAGGTTATTGGCTACCGTCCCGTGAGGATCATGACAGATGGTACAGTCATCGCTGACCGGAGCATGTTCAAAAACAAACGGACCCTGGTAACGGGTATGGCAGTTGAGGCAGAGATCATTGAGACGTTCATCGGTCTTCAGGTTACTGACCATGGAACCATGATTGGCGTGGCAGTCGCTGCAGACCATCTTGCCTTCCTTCACCGGATGATGGGAAGGATAGTACATTTTAGCCCGTTCCAGTTGATGACACTGGTAACAGAGTTCCGGTTCGGCTTTTTTCAGAGAAGCCGGCATAACCGGAGCATCATGAACCTGGTGGCAGGTGGTGCAGGCCACTTCATTGAACGGATGGGCGGTACCGGCCCAGTCCATCTGTCCACCGTCGCTGTGACAGCGGAGACAGACGGCGGAAGCCTGGTCGGCATCCAATGTTTTGAAGGAAATAACCATTTCCGGATCTTCTTCTTCAGCGTGTTTACTTGACGGACCGTGACAGGTTTCACATCCCTGCATGCCGATTGCCGTTTCAGCCGCCATGATCCGGCCATGAATGGTAGCACTGAACCTGGGCGCCAGTTCATAATGGCAATCAGCACAGGCTTCATCGCCGATATACTGGGCCCCTTCCACGGGCACCGGCAGTTTCAAGGCACTGGCCCGCTGATTGGTAAAGGTAGTACAGGCAGCCACTGTCAGCAACAGCACCCCCAGTATCCCCATACCCAGCAATAACCAATTTTTTCTCATTTTCATAACCACTCTCCTATTAAAATTCTTCGTTAAACCTTCTCCGTTATCAGCTAACAGAAATATACCCCGCTGGTGCTCACCTCCTTCCCCAGAAGCGTAAAATTTATTATAGAACTACTACCAGGCGCCAAAAACGCTGATAGCTTTTACTGATGTACTGATTGCAACTAATAACTTTCACCACTATTGTCAAGTAAATTATTAGGAAATATTCATGATATTGTGAAATTATTTCTTATCTATATATCTTTATTTTCATATACTTAAAAGAAATTTCAGCAATTTTACAATTTCAACTTGGGGCCTGCTTTGGAGGATGGATTGAGATCAAGAAAGAGCATAATTATACGCTAAAGACGCTTTTTCCTTGACAATTCTAAACATTTTTTTTATTAGTCTCCCCTTGCACTCAAAGCGCAATAGAATTAGGGGTTCCTTGTAACTTCCATAGCGAAAGCATCAACTTTAAAAAAAACATTCAGGAGTATTTCCATGGCCGTACCAAAGAGAAAAACCTCAAAAGCCAGAAAAAGGAAGCGTCGGGCACACCAGTCACTGACTGCACCGGCTCATTCCACTTGCCCTAACTGTCAGGCTCCAACTATTCCCCACCGGATCTGTGCCAGTTGCGGTTCCTACAAAGGGGAAGTTATTGTCGCCAGCAACAATGAATAAATGAGCAGTGTCCGGATATCCACGGAAACTGCCTTCTTACCTTACGCATTGTCGTTATACATTTTTTTCTGACAATATCCAGGCATCCCGGCGGCAAGCCGGGAACTTTTCCCAGTCGCCAGCCTGCCTTGGAGGCAAGCCCGGCACTGAAATCCAGAAAAAGACTTTTATGCCTGATTCCCAACACAGTGTAACCGCATGAAGATAGCCGTAGATGCCATGGGTGGTGATAACGCCCCGGAGGAAATTGTTGCCGGTGCCGTAGAAGCAGCCCGGGAATACAATACCCATGTCATCCTGGTGGGATACCGGGAACGGATTGAACACGAGCTGAAAAAATACCAGATAAAAAACCTGCCCATCTACATCCAGCATGCCTCCGAAGTGGTGGGCATGGATGATTCGCCATCAAAAGCCCTGAGAAGGAAAAAGAATTCATCCCTGAAGGTTGCCATTGATCTGGTTCGTGACGGCCGGGCCCGGGGAGTTATATCTGCCGGCAATTCCGGCGCCGCCATGGCCCTGGCCATGTTTACCCTTAAAAAACTGGAAAATGTCGACCGACCGGCAATCGTCACCAATCTCCCCACCGTAAAAGGCTCAACGGTTATTTTGGACGTAGGCGGTAATGTCGACTGCAAACCTTTACACCTGGCACAGTTTGCGGTTATGGGCAGTGTTTATGCCACCTATATTCTTGGCAAGTCAGTCCCCAGGGTTGGCTTGCTGAGCAACGGGGAAGAATCCTCCAAAGGAAATGAACTGACCCGGGAAACCGATGCCCTGCTGAAAAAAAGCTCACTTAATTATGTTGGTTACATCGAAGGGGGGGATATCTTCCCCGGCGATATTGATGTCATTGTCTGTGACGGTTTTGTCGGCAATATCGTCCTCAAAACCAGCGAAAGTCTGGCCCTGGCCATGACTGAAATTCTCAAAAAAGAGCTTTCAGCCAACCTGAAAAGTAAACTGGGTGCCTGGTTAAGCAAGGATGCCCTGCGCCGGCTGAAAGCCAAGATAGATTACACGGAATATGGTGGCGC
The sequence above is drawn from the Pseudomonadota bacterium genome and encodes:
- a CDS encoding GSU2204 family CXXCH-containing (seleno)protein, coding for MKRIALLSLLAVCLILAPSFAKADQTTGKVSLGFGSIDMDDSKEGAGEYLYLDQGTRVTLDAEVDGWQKGIKYDADFNIIDQDEIDGALKFDFKRYFRTDNKYQRFTHWLENDDLVNWNTDSDSDFSFPAMAPDNVFYTALGTKAILCKPDLVGANVGVAQHSSWGKDLYIIREEFTSKNEFLIPGAEFIKIHADYRRETRRGYEQGRTMNKCSGCHFFAEDRRVNERTEDFKIGATAHLGLLTLDYTFFYREFDEDAGSPTNQYVGASNPGPPGSGLSDQKMIWDKADGAIPYDATPDSEKDSHIIKAQLALPLNTTVFGTYVNTTVENQTADDFNGDYDNGAYHVSDEPEYDYDRLAFRLTSSPINNLTVSLRYSYEDLDNDTVEIRYDDGVYEATQGSGSAMVDPAGYGLHGYNEHHDGFPWERESSLDREIDTFGVDLKYRLFARTNLLLGYEYEEIDRGYEALGETETDTFKVSLNSRYFKNLSLRLKYQYENIDEPFAHEGAALADADAVDAWLLASRPAGWVYDGTCQNIGSAKYSKAGLPIHLFSEATEYFVMYNSRQATLTSEPEDRHEFSFNATWLISPKLSANAHFKYQLEEVEMDIPGFSNSYDKEMFTPGVDLWFAPTDRLVFTLAYQYQKMEDETFLSIPAYGGUAGSFLHPSFGYTLDEIEYNTDVHTLMFNADFACSDKLNLNGSIIWNKGESEMDDVNAGTFTGSNPGATAADPGFAGMNHYVALPGWEDNSDLEIDQVEYSLGAVYSLTDSISLNLNASYFDYNDDDPYLYDKDGDVLYVNGGMTMRF
- a CDS encoding GSU2203 family decaheme c-type cytochrome, with translation MKMRKNWLLLGMGILGVLLLTVAACTTFTNQRASALKLPVPVEGAQYIGDEACADCHYELAPRFSATIHGRIMAAETAIGMQGCETCHGPSSKHAEEEDPEMVISFKTLDADQASAVCLRCHSDGGQMDWAGTAHPFNEVACTTCHQVHDAPVMPASLKKAEPELCYQCHQLERAKMYYPSHHPVKEGKMVCSDCHANHGSMVSNLKTDERLNDLCLNCHTRYQGPFVFEHAPVSDDCTICHDPHGTVANNLKIQNEPFLCLQCHEPHFHSGRTANPFAFGDTLAAPSGSVDAKALPGQPGYVDPRAHTSMSWGQAYATKCTQCHVQVHGSDLPSQTVPGQGRGLTR
- the rpmF gene encoding 50S ribosomal protein L32; its protein translation is MAVPKRKTSKARKRKRRAHQSLTAPAHSTCPNCQAPTIPHRICASCGSYKGEVIVASNNE
- the plsX gene encoding phosphate acyltransferase PlsX; its protein translation is MKIAVDAMGGDNAPEEIVAGAVEAAREYNTHVILVGYRERIEHELKKYQIKNLPIYIQHASEVVGMDDSPSKALRRKKNSSLKVAIDLVRDGRARGVISAGNSGAAMALAMFTLKKLENVDRPAIVTNLPTVKGSTVILDVGGNVDCKPLHLAQFAVMGSVYATYILGKSVPRVGLLSNGEESSKGNELTRETDALLKKSSLNYVGYIEGGDIFPGDIDVIVCDGFVGNIVLKTSESLALAMTEILKKELSANLKSKLGAWLSKDALRRLKAKIDYTEYGGAPLLGVNGNCFICHGSSCRKAIKNAIRLSSEFARQRVNDHLVAEMGRNKEIQKLLPRKKIWNQLKERIISKDREEEGEEE